In Cystobacter fuscus DSM 2262, the DNA window GTTGAGCTGCCAGATGAGCGTGCCCATGCAATGGGGCTTCAGCGACCGCCAGAACTCGACGGCGGTCTTGATCGCCAGTCCCTGCTGGATTTGCGAGAGATAGACAAAGTTATGGAAATTATTTGGAAAGCGGAAATAGCGGAACATGGTGCCCGCGATGCGCTCGTTGCCGCCAGGATTCTTCTGGTGCACCTCCATCACCGGAGACGCGATGTTGATGTCCTTCTTGTCGGCGAACCGTCTGATCAGCAGGTTCGACGTATAGGATTGGAAGCCGAATTCCGAGCAGAAACGCGGCTTGACCGTGCGGTAATGGTCGAACGACTTGTTCTCGTGCCAGACCGACCAGAAATGCATGTCGCCGGAGCCGTCGGCATGCCAGGCATCGCCGAAATCGAGATAGCCGGAAGACGGGCTCGACGGCCACCAGATGAGCTCCGGATTGGCCTTCTTGGCGGCGGCCTCGATCGTCCGGTTCAGCCGATCATAGGAGACGAGGTAGCGATCGCGGTTCTTCTGGGAGACCTCGAACCAGGTGAGTGCGCCCACGAGTTCATTGTCGCCGCACCAGAGCGCGATCGAGGCGTGATGCGAGAGACGCCGCACCTGGTAGTCCACCTCGGCCGCGACATTGTCGAGGAATTCGGGTGTCGAGGGATAGAGATTGCAGGCGAACATGAAGTCCTGCCAGACCAACAGGCCCAACCGGTCGCAGGTGTCGTAGAACCCGTCGTGCTCGTAGAAGCCGCCGCCCCAGACGCGGATCATGTTCATGTTCGCGTCGACCGCCGACCGCAAGAGCGCCTCGGTCTTCTCGGGGCTCGTCTTGGAGAAGAGCGCGTCGGCCGGAATCCAGTTCGCGCCCTTGCAGAAGATCTCGCGGCCGTTGACCTTGAAGGCGAAGCGGGAGCCTGCCTCGTCCTTGTCGGTGATGAGTTCGATCGTGCGGAGGCCGACCTGGCGGGTGACGGTCTCTCCAGGGAGCGTGACCTTGAGTGCGTAGAGCTCCTGCTTGCCGCTGCCAGCGGGCCACCAGAGGCGTGGCTGCTCGATGACGAAGCGCTGGTGGAGCACCGTCTCGCCGGCATTCGCTCCGCAATCGAGCCGCACCGTCTCGCCGTCGAATTCGAACTCGACTGGCAGCACGCAAGGGTCTACGGCGAAGAGGGTCAGGACGACATCGAGTTCGACCGAGCCGTTCGTCAGATGGCGCTGCTTGACCGTGAGATGTTCGATGCGTGCCGGGTCCAGCTTGCACAGCTTGACCGTGCCGTAGAGGCCGAGCGGCGCGAGCGCGATGTTCCAGTCCCAGCCGAAGTGGCATTGTGGCTTGCGCAACATGTTTCCGTATGGAATCGGCGAGTTCCTGGTCCACGGCACCTCGAAGGGTTGCCGAGCATGGACCGCCTTGCCGGCCTCGACTGGGGAGTGCAGGAGCACCTCGATCGTGTTCTCTCCCGCGACGAGGAATCTCGACACGTCGGGCCGATAGCGGCGGAAGCAGTTGTCGGCCTCCAGCACCCGCTCGCCATTGACGCGGACGGTCGCGACCGTGTCGACGAAATCCAGGTCGAGATACCAGCGTCCATCCAAATCGGAAGCGTCCAGCCGGAAGCTGCGCGAGAGTCTCCAATCCTCGTGCGCCACCCATTGCACCTCGGCTTCGTTCTTGCCGAAGTAGGGATCGGGTATGATGCCCTGTTCCTGCAAGGCGGAATGGACGTCGCCCGGTAGGGTGATCTTGAGCGCCGGTCGCTGGCCTTCGGCATCGAGCGACCAGACGCCACCGAGGTCGATTTGGGTCGTTTCAGGCATTTCGTATTCTGAGCAGAACCTGCCCGCCCTTGACCACCGCGGACGCTCGGTTCAGCTCGGATTGTACGTGCGTCGCTTCCGCTGTGCCCCTCGCCCACAGGGAAGCCGGGTCCCCGCCGCACGGCGGGATGCAACGGGGACCGCCTGGACGAAGCTCTACCTCAGCGAGGTGGGCGGCTCATACTCGAACGAGATGGACTCGTGAAAGTGTTGATAGAGCCAATGCCCATTGCGCTTGACCAGGACGAAGGTCGCGCGAGTGGGCTGCACGAGCTCCGCGCTCGCCGGCTTGTTCTCATAGACCCAGGTGTAGTTGCAGAAGGCGTAGGCCGTGTCTCCCGTCTGGAAGATCTGCAGATTGCTGATGTCTCCGCTCTTGATGATGAGCGTGTCCAGGAAGCTCTGGTAATAGGGGGCCAGATTGGTGACCCCGACGATGGGCTGGTCCAGCTCCGCCGCGACATACGTCACGCTGCTGGGATTCACGGTGTCCCAGAGACCCAACAACATCTGCATGTCCTCTTGGATGAACCCGTTCGCGTAGTCCTCGATGGCCTGGCGGATGGCCAGCTCGTCGGCCGTCACCAGCCTCGCGATGGACTGGGTTGTTTTCGTCTCGCGGTAGGGTTCCGCCGCGTTGCCGCAGCCGAGGGCCCCCGTCAGAAGACCGATCGCGATGGAGAGTTGGAGAGTTCGCATGATTCCCTCGAAGACTAAATGGCTCACAAGTTGAACGACGATTCCCGGATGGTGCGGCCTTCGCGGTACCCGTTTCAGCGGCGGGATGCGCATTCGCCCACGTGCGAGAAGGGTGCCAATACTGCTTTCAGGCTTCGGAGAGGTGCTTTCGCGGTGGAAGCCCTTGGAATCGCTCGGTGTGTGGGGCGCGCGACCCCCTTCACGAGGGAGGGTCAATATTCGCTGACGAGTCAATCCCAACCCGGACACACGTGTCGAGCACCCACGGAGGTCGAATTCCTCTCGAAATCCTTGCGCGGCTCGCAAGGAAGTGCGTTCTCCTGGTCTGTTCCTGTCAATACCACGGAAGGAGGAGGGGTGTGGCGTGGAGGCTGGTCTGGTGGCGGGTTAGGCTCGGGGCATGGCCTCCGCATCGACCCCCAAGAAAGCCTCGGGCAGTGGTTGTGGTTCCGTGTTGCTGGGTCTGGTGTTGATCGGTTCCTGCGCGATGTGCACCGCACCGGGCACCCGGGCGCCGACGACTCCGCCCCCTGCCTCCCCCGTGATGCAGGTACAACCCACCCCGGCTCCGGAACTGCCGGCTCCCGTCCCGGGCAAGAAGAAGAAGCGGACGGCGAAGGTGAGTCCGGACGTGGTGCCCACGAAGCGTGAGCCAGCGGAGTCCACATCCGCTCCAACAGCGGCGATGCCGGATGTGGACCTCACGCGAGAGCCCTCCCGGACGTGGGACGCTCCGCCGGAAGAGCCCGCCTCTCCGCCCTCTCTCGGTTGTTGCAAGGTCTGCACGCGAGGGTGTCCGTGTGGGGATTCCTGCATCTCGTGTAGCAAGACGTGCCGCCGGGGTCCCGGGTGTGCGTGTTGAAGAGGACGACCGGACCCCTCCTGTCCACGGAGGCGGGCTCCCGGCTGGTCGCGAAGGGCTACGGGCTCGACCGCCCCGTTCGGGAAATCGGCACTCCCGAGGAGCGGCGTGAGAACCGCCGCGTCGCGTTCATCATGGAGCCCTCGGGCGCGGCACCGAAGCGCCGAGCCCTCGTGGAGGGCGCTGCCCCGCTCGACGAGGCCTCGAGCCGCGTCGCACGGGGCACCGCTTTCGATTTCCAAGAAGATGAAAGCCGTGTGGTTCAGCTCGCGGCGATCCGCTGGAGTGTCCGAACCCACGACAGGGCGTGGGAAGAGGGTGGAACCCTGCGGTTTCCATGCTCCATGCGCCAGTGAGGTCTTAAACGGAATGTAGGTTTCGCTGGATTTTCAGCTATTCTTGATTTAAGCGTATCTTCTGCTCGATGTCAGGTGCGAGCGCGGTGACCACTCCAGTCACCGTCGGGCTGGAGTTCCCCGCGGTGTGTCCACCCGAGGAGATGTTCATGGACTTGAGAAGGTTGGGTCTGGTCGCCGTATGGCTCGTGTGTACCACGCCCGCGTTCGCGGAGGCTCCGCGGGAGCAAGGGCCTGAAGCTGGCCGCTCCCTCGATCCAGAACAGGCCCAAGAGGGTCTTCTCTTGGAGCACCAGTACGCGGACATCAACGGCATCCGCATGCACTACGTGACGCAGGGTGCCGGTGAACCCATCATCTTCCTCCATGGCTTCCCCGAGTATTGGGGCGTCTGGAAGAAGCCGCTCGAGGAGATGGGCAGGGACCATTGGGTCATCGCCCCGGACATGCGTGGCTACAACCTGAGCTCGAAGCCGGCCGACGTGGAGCAGTACCACATCGAGAAGTTGGTGGCGGACATCCGCGCGCTGGCGGACCACCTGAAGATCAAGCGGTTCACCCTGGTCTCGCAGGACTGGGGCGCGCTGGTGGGCTGGAGCTTCGTGCTGCGCCATCCCGAGTACGTGCGCCGGTTCGTCACCATCAACATCACGCACCCCGCCCTCTTCAATCGGGACCTGCGCGAGGACGCCGCTCAGCAGCAGGCCAGCCAGTACATGCTGCTCTTCCGCTCGCCCGAGGCCGAGCCCTTCATCATGGCCGATGACTACGCCTTCGGGAGGCAGGGGATGATCGATGCCGCCCGGCAGCTGGGTGCCCAGATCTCCGCCGAGGACGAGGCCGAGATGATCACCGCCTGGAAGCAGCCGGGCGCCATCACCGGCGGGCTCAACTACTACCGGGCGGCGCGGATCGGTCCTCCCGATGGCCAGGGGAGCCTGGGTGGCAGCAACCTGTTGGACGGGCTGTATCCGCAGCAGCTTCAGGTGTACCTGCCCGTGCTCTTCATCCACGGCGAGATGGACCCCTATCTCTTGCCGTCTGGCCAGGTGGGATTGGAGGAGTACGTGCACGACCTCACCTTCCGGCGCATCCCCGATGCCGACCATTCGGTCACCCTGGAGAAGCCGGAGCTCGTCACGCAGTTCCTTCGCGAGTTCATGCTGGAGAATTAGCTCCAGCAGGGGATATCCCATCATTGCAGGGGAGCACACCATGTCGAAGTCGAAGCAACTCTCGTCCCGCCTCCATCCCGCCCGCCGAGCTTGGCCGACGCTCGCCGCCCTCACCCTGGCCGGCATCGCGCCGGCGGCCCATGCCGATTCGATGATCTACGGCGGTGGCCCGTTCTATTCCGGCGGCACCGCGGTGATGGACGACCTGCGCGGCTCGGGCTTCACCACCGTGATGTTGTGGAGCTTCCACATCGAGGACAACGGCGACCTAGTCTACAACGACATCCCGGTGGTGAAGAACGGCGCCTACATTGGCGACCCGGCCTGGCCGGCGCGGCTGGCCACGCTCAAGACCGCGCCAACCTCGGTCAAGCGCATCGAGGTGTCGACCGGCGCCTGGAGCGTTCCCGATTTCGAGCGCATGGCGCGGCTGGTCAACGGCACCGCCGCTGGCTGCGGCAGCACCCTCGTCTGCGGTACCGGCAGCAACAGCATCCTGTACCGCAACTTCCAGGCGCTGAAGGCCGCCACCGGTGCCGATGCGGTCAACTTCGACGACGAGAGCGCCTACGACCTCGCCCCGACCACCCAGTTCGGACAGATGCTGATTGGCCTGGGCTACAAGATCACCTTCGCGCCCTACACCAATCAGAGCTTCTGGAAGAGCCTCAAGGACAACCTCGGCAGCGCGGTCGACAACATCTACCTGCAGGTGTACGACGGAGGCGCCGGCAACAATCCGGCGAGCTGGAACACCGCGATGGGCATGACCGTCGACCCGGGCCTGTGGTCGCGCCACGGCACCGGCTGCGGCAGCGGCGACAGTCCGGCCACGGTGCAGAGCAAGATGAGCAACTGGAAGGCCTCCGCCGGCATCGGCGGCGGCTTCATGTGGCTGTATGACGATATCCAGAAATGCTGGTCGCAGGGCACGACCGCGCAGTACGCGGCGGCGATCAACACCGCGGTCAGCGGCAACACCCCGCCGGTGGCCAATTTCGGCGTCAACGTGAGCGGCTTGACCGCGACCTTCAGCGACTCCTCCAGCGACAGCGACGGCAGCATCGCCTCGCGC includes these proteins:
- a CDS encoding YybH family protein, with protein sequence MRTLQLSIAIGLLTGALGCGNAAEPYRETKTTQSIARLVTADELAIRQAIEDYANGFIQEDMQMLLGLWDTVNPSSVTYVAAELDQPIVGVTNLAPYYQSFLDTLIIKSGDISNLQIFQTGDTAYAFCNYTWVYENKPASAELVQPTRATFVLVKRNGHWLYQHFHESISFEYEPPTSLR
- a CDS encoding alpha/beta fold hydrolase gives rise to the protein MTTPVTVGLEFPAVCPPEEMFMDLRRLGLVAVWLVCTTPAFAEAPREQGPEAGRSLDPEQAQEGLLLEHQYADINGIRMHYVTQGAGEPIIFLHGFPEYWGVWKKPLEEMGRDHWVIAPDMRGYNLSSKPADVEQYHIEKLVADIRALADHLKIKRFTLVSQDWGALVGWSFVLRHPEYVRRFVTINITHPALFNRDLREDAAQQQASQYMLLFRSPEAEPFIMADDYAFGRQGMIDAARQLGAQISAEDEAEMITAWKQPGAITGGLNYYRAARIGPPDGQGSLGGSNLLDGLYPQQLQVYLPVLFIHGEMDPYLLPSGQVGLEEYVHDLTFRRIPDADHSVTLEKPELVTQFLREFMLEN
- a CDS encoding beta-mannosidase, coding for MPETTQIDLGGVWSLDAEGQRPALKITLPGDVHSALQEQGIIPDPYFGKNEAEVQWVAHEDWRLSRSFRLDASDLDGRWYLDLDFVDTVATVRVNGERVLEADNCFRRYRPDVSRFLVAGENTIEVLLHSPVEAGKAVHARQPFEVPWTRNSPIPYGNMLRKPQCHFGWDWNIALAPLGLYGTVKLCKLDPARIEHLTVKQRHLTNGSVELDVVLTLFAVDPCVLPVEFEFDGETVRLDCGANAGETVLHQRFVIEQPRLWWPAGSGKQELYALKVTLPGETVTRQVGLRTIELITDKDEAGSRFAFKVNGREIFCKGANWIPADALFSKTSPEKTEALLRSAVDANMNMIRVWGGGFYEHDGFYDTCDRLGLLVWQDFMFACNLYPSTPEFLDNVAAEVDYQVRRLSHHASIALWCGDNELVGALTWFEVSQKNRDRYLVSYDRLNRTIEAAAKKANPELIWWPSSPSSGYLDFGDAWHADGSGDMHFWSVWHENKSFDHYRTVKPRFCSEFGFQSYTSNLLIRRFADKKDINIASPVMEVHQKNPGGNERIAGTMFRYFRFPNNFHNFVYLSQIQQGLAIKTAVEFWRSLKPHCMGTLIWQLNDTWPVASWASLDHGGNWKAMHYQARRFFAPVSLFAIPSADGKVIDMAMVNDTPHPTEVSAEFFTVSMDGQRSPLTTARGTCRPDAASTLISLPAGSVPEGRLLAWSYSASDGSSGRGHHVNGTYKQLELEPPGLAARTVRRADGSYEITLSSKGLALFVMLEADIGGRFSDNAFDLTAGESQTILFTPAEQGAEAEFTMRDLYSCQAVD
- a CDS encoding PKD domain-containing protein gives rise to the protein MSKSKQLSSRLHPARRAWPTLAALTLAGIAPAAHADSMIYGGGPFYSGGTAVMDDLRGSGFTTVMLWSFHIEDNGDLVYNDIPVVKNGAYIGDPAWPARLATLKTAPTSVKRIEVSTGAWSVPDFERMARLVNGTAAGCGSTLVCGTGSNSILYRNFQALKAATGADAVNFDDESAYDLAPTTQFGQMLIGLGYKITFAPYTNQSFWKSLKDNLGSAVDNIYLQVYDGGAGNNPASWNTAMGMTVDPGLWSRHGTGCGSGDSPATVQSKMSNWKASAGIGGGFMWLYDDIQKCWSQGTTAQYAAAINTAVSGNTPPVANFGVNVSGLTATFSDSSSDSDGSIASRSWNFGDGSGSTATNPSRVYASAGNYDVSLTVTDNGGASHTKSQTVSVGAGYVNLALNKPATGSSACNSSETPAKAVNGSVSGGGTDKFCSLTSPSWLQVDLGSVQTVRSFVVKHAGAGGESSTWNTKAFTIQTSSNGTSWSTPVTVTNNTASTSTHSISATSARYIKFNVTTPTQNGDPATRIYEFEVR